A region of the Nocardia nova SH22a genome:
GCGGACACTGCGCACGGTGGTGTCCGCTGCCCGCGCCAGCTCGTCGATCGTGTACTCCGAGTGCACAGCCATACCTCTTAGGAAATCACAAGTTACCCCGTAGAAAAACGGACCATACAAAAACGTCCCGTTAACCGACGATACATCGGTGCAACGACTTGGTCAATGTGCCGTTAAATAGCGGCAGAAGTGGTTGCCGCGCGTCGAAGTGTGGGTTAACGTGCCGAGTACGGCAGTTCACTGCCGGTTGCCGGGGACTGTTGAGCAGCCCCGATGCCCGCCCGACCATGGGCCACGTCTGCGAGCGTCATCCGCGATGGCATACGTGTGTCCTCGGCATCCCCGGAGACGGAAATGAGCACAATCCATTCGCGTCGGCTATCCCTAGGATCCACTGTGCCGACAGCACTTTCACCTCTTCCCGCGGTATCCGCGCCCGGCCGTGGCGCGCATCGCCCGCCGTGTGCGGACGGCCCCGACGACTGGGATCTCGACGTGGGCAACCCCGAATCCTGGCGCGCCGCGGTGCGAATCTGCTCCGGCTGCCCGTTGCTGAGCGAATGTTCCCAGCTCGCACAGACTCTCATCGCGCGCGGTGACACTCCCCGCGCCATGATCTGGGCCGGGGTCGCCTACGACAGCGCGGGCAGGGTCGTGGAGAACCTCGATCGCCACCGCACCACCCCTGTCGACCACAAGCGCCCGCTCCGTATCATCCGGACCGGGGCCCGGCCGGTCTGTACCGAACCCGCTCCGCCGACCCCACGTCGGCGTATCGTGCTCGGGCATCGGCTGCGGCCGACCGGGATCGGTGCGTGAGAATCGCCGGTCGATGGAAACGAGTGTGGCGGTGGGTGACTGAATGACGGTTCTGGCTGTGCAGATCGGCGTGAATGATTTCGCGGCGTGCCGGGTGGCCGAGGATGTCGATGAGGACGATGTCCGCCGGGTGCCGATACCGGCCGTCGGCGTCTGGGAGGCGTTCCGCGATCTACTCCTCGATGCCGCCGAGGGGCAGGACGTCGAGGCGGTCGGCATCGCCTCGCCGGGCCCGGTCGACATGTCGGCCGGAGTGGTGGCTCCCGCCGGAATAAGGGAGTGGCAAACGGGTTTCGCGCTGACCGCCGCGGTGAGTGAGGTGTTCCCGGCCGCCAAGGTGCAGATCGGGCTCGACGGTGTGTGCAGTGGCCTGGCCGAACACAACTTCGGGGCGACCGCCGAGGTGATGGATTCGATCACCCTCATGGTCTCCGAGCACGTCACCGCCGGTGTCATGGTCGGTGGTTTCGTGGTGGTCGGGCGCACCGGTAACGCGGGGAATTTCGGCCACATCCTGGTGCCCGGATTCGATGATTCCTGCGACTGCGGTGGTCGCGGCTGTGTCGATGCGATCGCGGGTGGCCGGTCGCTCGTGCGCTGGGCGCGCGGGCAGGGATTCGGCGGCGACTCGGTCGAGGCGCTGATCTCGGCCGCCGCCGCCGGAGACCAGGTGGCGACCGCCGCGCTGCAGCGGGCCGGCACCGCACTCGGCCGGGCGATCGCGTCGGTGGCGCCGCTGCTCGACTTCGACCTGGTGGTACTGGGCGGAACCGTGTCGAAAGCCGGTCCGGCACTGTGGAAACCGCTCAACGCGGCGGTGGCGACCCATGCCCGGATCGGATTCCTGACCGGTCTGCGCGTGATCCCCTCCGAGATCGACGACGTCGGTGTCCTGGCCGGCGCCGGCGTACTGGGACTGATGGCGGCGTCCTGAATTCCGGTCGGTCTGTTCGTATTCGGTCCGGTTCCGGTGTCTACCTGCGAGGAAACCGAAACCGGTTGATCGAACCGCTATCCAACGGTACATTAAACGGGTAACTACTGGCTCGACTGAGCCAGGTTCCCGAAGGAACGGTTGGTGCGGGCGAGCGCGATGCGGAGCGACGCAGTAATCCCATGGATAACCATTGAAACGTTGATGCCGGATGTGATGACGGTGGCATCGGTGGGGGAGACACCGCGGGAGTTCGCGGGCTGGCAGCGAGTATTGCAGCGAATACTGGCCAAGATGCCCGCGGTATACGACAGCCTCACCACGGCGGGGCTGGCCGATGCGCTGTACGCGGCACGCGACCGGGCCGAGGACGTGGATCTGCGGATCCCGACCCGGGCCGGACATCACGAGTTGAAGCTGCGCCCGGTCTTCGGCCCGGCCGGTGATGTGCACGCGGTGCGGTTGTGGATCGGACCGGCCGCCGCGGTGACCCCCGACCCCCGGCCCGCGGTCGGCGCGATCTGGGATCTCGGCAGCCAGACGTTGCAGCAGCCCAGCGGAATCACGCGATTACCGGGTGTGCCCGTGGAGGAATACGCGCCCCGGATGTCGATCGCCGAGGTGTTCCATCGGATGACGGCGTTCGATCGTCATTCGGAAGTCCTCGATCTGCTCTACGAGCCGACGGTCGGGGCCAAGATGCAGTTCGACGTTGCGGTGCCGCATGATTCGGGCCGTCCGGGTCGATGGCGGGTCAGCGTTCGCGCCCGCGACGACGAACGCACGCGGGGCGCCTGGTGGCTGATCGAGGACATGTCCTCGGAGGATCAGCCGGCGAGCTGGTCGACCCTCGAACGGGTCGGGCTGCGGGAGGCGCATCGGCGGGCCGGTACCCATCTGGCGGTGATCGAACTCGAGCACACCAGCATCTCGCATTGGCTCACCGATCCGGCGCCGTGGATCCGGTGGGACTATCTGTTCCAGCCGGTCGACGTCTTCCATCCCGACGACCGTGCCCGGTTGATCGATCTCGGCGGGCGACTGGCGGCGGGCGACACCGCCGGAGTGACCGTGCGAGCGCTCAACTACGGCGGCGGGTACACGCCCACATCGATGCTGTTGTATCCGTATCCCGGATATTCGGCACGGCAACTGGCGATCGCGCAACTGGTCCGGGTCGCCGACGACGTCCCGGTGCTCGAACCGCACCGTGACGGCTCGGACGCCCGCCACCACCGCGCACCGATCGGCTACGACGATCAGCTCCGGCATCGGCTGGCCTGCCGGATGAAACGCAGTCCGGTGTTCTGACCATCAGATTTCCCAAGTGCGGGAATATGGCGACGATGCCGCTCGGCGTGGCTCTCTACCATTCCGAGAGTGCGGACATCGGCTGGTAGACGGGACGATTCGGGCGAGCAACTGCTTCGCCGAATGGCCGCCCGCCGCCGCCGCGACAACGCGATATTCGCCGTGCTGGCCGTGCTCGCTGTACTCGGCGGCGGACATGCCGTGCGGAGCTGGTTCGCCACGCCGCCGCCCGGCCCCTCCGACGCGACAACCACCAGAATCATCGGAAACGCCCAACTGGCAGAGTCTTTCGCCGAAGAGTTCGTGGTGACCTATCTGTCGGCGACCTCCGGTCAGCGGGAGAAGCTCGCCGAATACGTCGGTGGCGAACAGCAGATCAATCTGCCCTCGACCACACGCCAGGTATCGGATCCGGTGGTGGTGTTCGCATCCCGCAGTATCGGTAACGGCAGCGTCGACGTCTGGGCGGTCACGGTGTCGGTTCACATCGCGAAAAACGGTGCGGCGGGCGGACTTCGCGAGTATTTCCGGGTGCCGGTGACGGTGACTCCCGACGGTCGCCGCCGCGCGCTGACGGTGCCGCAGGCCGTGGGTCCACCCGAGCGCGGGCTGGATCTGGTGCAGAACTACGCGTTGTCCTGCGGCCTGGATACGCCGCTGTCACAGGTGGCTTCCGGATTCCTGGCGGCCTATCTCGCCGGATCCGGCGATGTGGCCCGCTACACCACTCCGAACTCCGGGATCGTCGCGCTGAAACCCGCGCCGTTCACCGCCGCGGAGACGACCGCGGTGTCATCGGAGGACGCCGGTTGCGGTACCGGCGGCACCTCGGCGAAGGTGCTCGCGACCGTGAACCCGAAGGCCGGTACCGGCGCGACCCCGACGCTGGCCTACCCGCTCACCATGGTCAACACGTCCGGGCAATGGCAGGTCCAATCGATGGATGCCGTTCCGGCACTGCGCAATCCGCTGTCCATCGTGTCCGGCCCGCAGGCCGGTGACACCCCCTCGACCGGCGCGTCCGGCACCCCCACCACCGCACCGTCGACCGGAGCCGCGGCCTCGGTCCCGCCGGCCACGCAGAACTGATCCGGAAAGGACAGTGTCATGGGAAGTCAACTCAGCTTCATTCTCTACAACGTCTTGGTCTTCGTGCGGTGGGCGGGCATCATCATCATCGCGATCGCCGGTATGGCGCTGCTCATCTCCGAGGGCATCAAATCGAAGCTGTCCCCGACGAGGGTGCTCGGTGTGGCGGCCGCGGCCATCATGGCGGCGGTACTGCTCTGGATCCTGCCGACGATGGTGAACTACGCCCGGGTCGATTCCAATCGGATCGTGCCCGATCAGCCGGTCGGTGGAGTGTATGGCCACTGACATCATCAAGGTCTACACACCGATCAAACGCGTGCCGGTCGTGATCGGCAAGGCGCAGAACGGGCAGAAACTGCCGTTCGGGCCTTATACGCTGCCGCAGATCGTCGGCGGGATAGTGCTGATCCTCATCAGCTCGTTGCTGGCCATGTCCCTGCCCGTCAATCCGGCCGTCACGTTCATCGCGGGCCTGATCGTGACGGTGGCCGCGGTATTCGGGATCGGGCTGATTCCGTATACGGGAGTACGGCTGACCTCCCGGATCCTGTGGATCGGGCGGATGGTGCTGGTCCGGAAACCGGTGTCGGCCTCCGGAATTCCGGTGACCGAGGAATCGGCCCGGCATACGGCGTACGTGGAGGAGAGCGTGGTGGTGATCCTGCCGAACCGAGTGGTGTCCGAGCCCGACGAGAACGGGCCGGTGCATACGAGTATGCCGGTGACCGCGCTCGACGGATGGAACAGGGCACTGGCGAAAGTGAATGGCGAACGTGTGCCGTCCGGGGAGCGTGGCTGATGGCATTCGTCCGGGACCTGCAGCCGACCGCGGCGGTGCGCGGCAATCTCCAGTTCACCCATTCGGGACTGGTGACGGCGACCTACTTCATCGAGCCGCTCGGCTACGGATTGCGCAATGCCAGCGACAAATACAACGTGAAATCGGCGCACCACGCTCTGGTGAACAGCCTGCCGGCCGGATCGCTGCTGCTGGGAATCCAGGCCCGGCTCAACACACTCGACGTGCTCGGCAAAATGGTCGAGGGTGTGGACCTCGACGAATGCGAGGACTACGCGCTGGAGGTGGTCGCCTCCTACGAACGGGTTCGCGCGATCAATCCGCAGACCCGGGTGTTCCTGCTGACCATTCCGGTCGGTAACGCCGGCGCCGGAATCTCGGGGCTGTCGCGGATGTGGCGCGGCGGTTCCGGCGGTGTCGACATGTCGTCGATCTCGCGCGAGGACCTCGATCAGTACGACGAGAAGGCCGCGGAGATCCTGTCCAAGATCGGCGGCGAGTTCAATCCGGTTCCGGTGCCGGCCTCGATCTTCCAGTGGATGTGGGAGCACTACCTGTCGCGCGGTCTGCCCGGGGATCCGGTGGCGCCCACGCGCGCCGGAGTCGTCGACGATGTGACCGCGGCGGTGTTCCGCTCCGCGGCGCTCGACGAAGGCGCACAGGCCGACAATCGCCGGTTGCGCCCGTCGTTCGTTCCGGTGATCAAGGTGGTTCAGCCGGATTACGGATTCCTGCCCTCCTATCAGGCCGTGCTGACGCCGCACGCCTTCCCGTACGGCGGGATGGCCTTTCCCGGTGGCAGCGAATTCCTCAGTGTCCTCGAAGGACTCGGGGATGTGACGGTCGACTGGGCGATCCGGGTGTCGACCAAACCGGCCGAAACCGTGCTCAAGAACAACGAAGTGAACCTGCGCCGGCTGGGTGAGCAGATGGACCAGCGCGATCAGGAGGTGTCGTTCGCGCAGAACACCCTGATGTCCAAGGCGCAGATGCTCGCCGAGTACAACCAGCATTTCGAGGTCAACAGCGGTGAGTCGGAGGTGTCGTTCACGACCGTGATCGCCGTCGGCAGTTCGTCACGTGATGCCACGATGGACGCGGTCAACAATCTCAAGCGCCGATACAAGCGCTTCCAGGTCGAGATGACCGCGCCGCTCGGCGCGCAGGTCGATCTGTGGTCGATGATGATTCCGGGCAGTCCGCCGCGGCGCGCCTACGACGACTTCGCCCACATCCTGCCGTCGGACATGTGGGCCGGATTCGTTCCGTTCACCACCAGTCAGGTGGGCGACGACAGCGGTCCGGTCATCGGTGTGAATCTGCTGTCGCGGAATTTCGAACCCATCCACTTCGGCATCATGGAGGCGGCGCTGCACGACCTGTCCGCGTCCTTCGCCGTCACCGGCGAATTGGGTTCGGGCAAGTCGTATTTCCTGAAACTCATGGCCGTGCTGGTGCACGATATGGGCGGGCAGTTCCTGGCCATCGACCGCAGTCAAGTGGGCGAGTGGGAGTATTTCGCGGCATCCATCGACGATGCCGTCGTGATCGATCTGAGCAATCCGAGTGTGTCGCTGGATCCACTCCGGCTGTTCGGCCCGCGGGTCGCCGGTGAGCGGACGCTGGATTCGATTCTGCCCCTGCTGGATCTGTCGCCGACCAGCGGTGCGGGCGCCGCGGTGAGCGCGTTGCTGACACCGCGCGGCATCGCCGAACACAGCATCCGGAGCATGCTGGATCTGTACAACGTGGTGGGCCGCTTGCGCGACACTCCCGGCAGCGGTGAGGAATATGCGGATCTGTTCGCACGGCTGGGCACCATTCTCGACCGGGTGCCGGTGCTGTTCGATCCGAACCTGCCGGCGCTTCGGCTCGATGCCGCCGCCACCGTCGTGCGCAGCCACAATCTGGCCCTGCCGACCGCCGAAGAACTGATCACCCCGCACCTCTACAACCGGTTGCCGCTGACCAAACGGCTGGGAACAGCCCTCTACGAACTCGTGGGTGTGGCCGCGCGCGAGGCGTTCCTGGCCGACAACGGCCGGTTCGGGCTGCTCGTCGGCGACGAGGCGCATCACTTCACCCAGACGCACGTGGGCGCGTCGGTCACCTCCGATTTCAGTCGTGACGGCCGAAAGCATCTGGCCGCCATCGGTCTGGCCTCGCATGATCCGGCGACGGACTTCCAGGGCGCCGCCCACAACCTGATCCCGAACCGCTTCGTGTTCCGGCAGCGCGATGAAACCTTGGCGCGCAACAGTTTGCAATGGCTCGGCGTCGATTTGGAGGAGACGCCGTTCCTGCTGCAGATCCTGCGGGAGGAGACCTCGCCCGCGACCGGTCCGGGCCGCACCGTCCCGGAGGAACGGCGCGGCGAGATGTTCATGCGCGATGCGCTCAACCGCATCGGACGCGGCAAGGTGCTCGGCCCGGCACGTGAGGACCGGGCCGACGCGATCGGCAGTACCCCCCAGACCGCGAGCATGGTGGCGCGCCGCGCGTCGGCCGAGCGGCAGATAACAACGGCGTGAACGGACTGACGGGCCTATGAGCGTCACAACCGATACTCGCGAACGTCGCGACAGACGTCGGTCCGACCTGGCCCGGCAACTGGAATCGTTCGATCCCGTCGAGTGGCAGCCCCGGGTGGTGGCGCGGCGGACCTGGTGCAAGATCACCGCGACCCGGCGTCGCAAATGGGTGACGTGGTCGGTGATCGTCACGCTCGCGCTGCTCGTGATTTCGGTGGCGTTCGCCGCGGTCGCCGCGGCGGCGGGCGACGGCGGCGAAGCGTCGGGGTCCGGCAACAGTGCGCTGGGGTTCACTCAGGTGCGCGATTCGCACGGTGTCTACCTGGCGAACTACATCTACGCCACCAATCACGGTGGACTGACCCATCTGGACGACACCGGGACATCGACCGTCATCGGGTTCGTCTTCGCCATCTTCATGGTGGTCGTCACGATCCCGATCTGGCTGGTGGGGTGGGTGCTGGGATTCGGCTGGATGGCCGTGTTCAGCGGGCCTCTGAACGGGATCGCGCACGCGCTGTCCGGGCAATTGGCCACCACGATCATGCTCCTGACCTTTGCCACCATCGGTGCGTTCTTCGTCGCCTATTTCGTGGTGCGCGGGTTTTTCAGCAAAGCCGCTGTGCAAGGCGTCACGATGCTGGTCGTGGCCGTGATCGGACCCATGTATCTGGCCGATCCGCTCGGTGAGGTGCTGTCACCGCACGGGCTGCTTGCCGAGGGCCGCGATGTCGGATTGTCGGTGTCGGCGGGGCTCAACGGCAACAGCAATCCCAATCCCTCGCAGATGGTGGCCTCGCTGCAGGAGGACATGGCCGACAATTTCGCGCGAAAGCCGGTACAGGTCTGGAACTTCGGGCATGTCGTCGACGATCGGTCCGGGTGCGGGGAGGCATGGTCGGCCGGGGTGCGGGCAGGCAGTGAAGGCCGGATCAAGGACGGGATGAAACAGTGCGGCGACTACGCCGCCTACTCCTCGGCGAACAATCCCAGCTTCGGGCAGATCGGCGCCGGGTTGGTCCTGCTGTTCACCGCGCTGGTACTGCTCATCTTCGCGGTCTATCTGTCGATCAAAATCATTTGGTCCGCACTGGATTCGGTGTACTGGGGGCTGATGACGATCTTCGGATTCGCCGGCCTCGGATTGGTATACGGTCCGACCCAGACCTTCACGGTGCGTGCGGTCGTGCACGGCATGATGTCGGCCGTGCGAATGTGTTTCCAGATCATCGCGCTGGGCATCTATCTGCTGTTCTTCGGCGACCTCTTCCGGCAGGCCAAGGGGCAGGAGATGTCGATATTCGTCATCGGCGCGATCGTCATGATCGTGGCGGCGCTGCAGTTCGACCGATTGAGTTCCAGCCTGGAGAGCGGGAACGAATGGGTGGCGAATCGCCTCGCGCTGACGATTCAAGGGCCGCCGGGTGGGGGCGGTGGTGGTGGCGGGGGCGGGCGCGCGCTCGGTATGGGTGAGGCGGCAGCCGGTCACAAGGCGGGCAGTCACATGATGATGGCATTGGCGGGGGCCAGTACCATTGCCGGATCGCCCATTTCGGAGTGGCTCCTCGGTGGTCTCCCAGGGACCATTCATCCACAATCGAGGATAAAGAAGATAATCGCCCAGAATTCGGCGGTCATTTCCAGTATGCAGCTTCCTTTCTGGGCGGATCCGGAAATGGGTGGTGAATTCGGTGCTTACAAGGCTTCATATCGGAAGTGGAGTCTGCTTCGCAATTCAGCGATCAACTGGGCCGCTGAGACCGGTGGCAGCAACAATGGTGGTGTCGGTACGGCGCGAGGGGCAGCGAAGGCGCTGCTGTCCCTCGACAAGCGGATGGGAGTAACCGGGCCGGATGCTGGAGCGGTCCTGCTTTCCGGAGGGTGGGACGGCCGAGAAGAGGTAGTCAGACATGCCGTCGAAGTGTCCGGATTGATGGCATCGATGGCCAAGACGAATCCATTGGCCGATGGCCATCTGGCCGGAATCATGGCCGGTCAGAATCTGGCGGAGAACGCTTTGCAGAGACTTCAACACATGCGCGGCCGCACTCCGACCCGCCATGACGAGCAACATCTGGAAGCTGCGGTATATGCAATGCGCGAACATGCTTGGCATTACCGTGATACTTTGCTGCCCGGCGGGGTGACCCTTGCTTACGACGGAATCAATGAATTCAATGGTATGCCGTTTCACGGTATAGATTTGGCAGCAATCAGGGATGATTATGTGGCCAGGCCCAGTGAAGCAAAGATGAAAGCGATTCAAGAAGCAACCGGTGGTAATGTCACCAGTTTGTCCACCGCTTTCAATGGCCTTCACAACAGTGCCGGTAATGCCGTCGATTTCGAATCTCTTGCCAGAGATCCTGCTGCTCGCCTTATGAAACATATTTCGAACGGGGAGGCAATGAATTTGATCGACGCGGCAGATGATCTTGCCGATGGCTACGGCACCCTGACTCATCAGCAACTCACCGATCGCGTAACGGAAGTGCGGAGATTGGCGAACTTGAGGGCCAACACCGAAAACTGGTCCTCCGGCAGTAAACGCGCCCTGACCCACCCGGCTCCGCCGCGGCCTTAGCGATCCGGCAGATCCTGGCGCACAGCATGAACGACAAAGCTTCGAAGCCGGCCGCACAGTCGACCTATGGTCTGCTGGCGAAGGCGGCGTGGCTGGTGACCTTCCTGCCCGGCTGGGTGCTGGTGGGGTTGCTGCTGTTCACGGGTTTGGTGACAGCAGTGATCCTGATCGCGCTGATTGTCGGCAGCAGCTACTCGGGTGCGGCGGAGGATTTCCGGTACCAGTGCGACAGCGCCCTGGGGCCCGATACCGAGACCAGCGGGATCGAGACGACCACCACGGCGCGCGGCGCCGCCCGCGAGACGCAGGAACAACCGCCCGCCTCCGATATCCCCACGGCCAATCCCTATGCCGAGATGACCGTCGACCCCGATGACCCGGATGTGTCGCAGTGGCAACGGGATTGCATCGCGGCGATGGCCTCCGCGCCGTATCAGCTCCCCGAATCGCAGGCGTTCAATACGGGGCCGGCGGTGGACTGCGCCCGGCAGCTGGCGATGTCACTGGTGGGGCAGCCGGTGGGCGGCGCGGCCGTGCTATCGAAGAACGTGATCTATCAGGCCTCGGCGGGTGCGGCGACCGGGCGCTGTGCGATCGCTGGTGCCGAACCCGCACCGGTGGCGGGCGGGTGCGATCGGACCCCGGCATCGGTCGGGCAGACCCCTGCCCTGCTGGTCGTGCTGCCCGATACCGTTGCGGCACAGGGAGTGTGCGGTCAACGAGTCGATCCGGCGGCGGCCTCAGCCGGTGATCTGGTCTTCTGGGACTATCGCAGGCACGCGCCGACGAGAGTGGGAATCGCGGTCGGCTCGCAACTGATGGTCACCGTCGACCCGGCCACCGGTGGGGTCGTCGAATCCGTGTTTCCCTCCGGTGGCGGGGTGCGCGTCAA
Encoded here:
- a CDS encoding ATP-binding protein — protein: MAFVRDLQPTAAVRGNLQFTHSGLVTATYFIEPLGYGLRNASDKYNVKSAHHALVNSLPAGSLLLGIQARLNTLDVLGKMVEGVDLDECEDYALEVVASYERVRAINPQTRVFLLTIPVGNAGAGISGLSRMWRGGSGGVDMSSISREDLDQYDEKAAEILSKIGGEFNPVPVPASIFQWMWEHYLSRGLPGDPVAPTRAGVVDDVTAAVFRSAALDEGAQADNRRLRPSFVPVIKVVQPDYGFLPSYQAVLTPHAFPYGGMAFPGGSEFLSVLEGLGDVTVDWAIRVSTKPAETVLKNNEVNLRRLGEQMDQRDQEVSFAQNTLMSKAQMLAEYNQHFEVNSGESEVSFTTVIAVGSSSRDATMDAVNNLKRRYKRFQVEMTAPLGAQVDLWSMMIPGSPPRRAYDDFAHILPSDMWAGFVPFTTSQVGDDSGPVIGVNLLSRNFEPIHFGIMEAALHDLSASFAVTGELGSGKSYFLKLMAVLVHDMGGQFLAIDRSQVGEWEYFAASIDDAVVIDLSNPSVSLDPLRLFGPRVAGERTLDSILPLLDLSPTSGAGAAVSALLTPRGIAEHSIRSMLDLYNVVGRLRDTPGSGEEYADLFARLGTILDRVPVLFDPNLPALRLDAAATVVRSHNLALPTAEELITPHLYNRLPLTKRLGTALYELVGVAAREAFLADNGRFGLLVGDEAHHFTQTHVGASVTSDFSRDGRKHLAAIGLASHDPATDFQGAAHNLIPNRFVFRQRDETLARNSLQWLGVDLEETPFLLQILREETSPATGPGRTVPEERRGEMFMRDALNRIGRGKVLGPAREDRADAIGSTPQTASMVARRASAERQITTA
- a CDS encoding conjugal transfer protein; its protein translation is MRTSAGRRDDSGEQLLRRMAARRRRDNAIFAVLAVLAVLGGGHAVRSWFATPPPGPSDATTTRIIGNAQLAESFAEEFVVTYLSATSGQREKLAEYVGGEQQINLPSTTRQVSDPVVVFASRSIGNGSVDVWAVTVSVHIAKNGAAGGLREYFRVPVTVTPDGRRRALTVPQAVGPPERGLDLVQNYALSCGLDTPLSQVASGFLAAYLAGSGDVARYTTPNSGIVALKPAPFTAAETTAVSSEDAGCGTGGTSAKVLATVNPKAGTGATPTLAYPLTMVNTSGQWQVQSMDAVPALRNPLSIVSGPQAGDTPSTGASGTPTTAPSTGAAASVPPATQN
- a CDS encoding GAF domain-containing protein, yielding MRSDAVIPWITIETLMPDVMTVASVGETPREFAGWQRVLQRILAKMPAVYDSLTTAGLADALYAARDRAEDVDLRIPTRAGHHELKLRPVFGPAGDVHAVRLWIGPAAAVTPDPRPAVGAIWDLGSQTLQQPSGITRLPGVPVEEYAPRMSIAEVFHRMTAFDRHSEVLDLLYEPTVGAKMQFDVAVPHDSGRPGRWRVSVRARDDERTRGAWWLIEDMSSEDQPASWSTLERVGLREAHRRAGTHLAVIELEHTSISHWLTDPAPWIRWDYLFQPVDVFHPDDRARLIDLGGRLAAGDTAGVTVRALNYGGGYTPTSMLLYPYPGYSARQLAIAQLVRVADDVPVLEPHRDGSDARHHRAPIGYDDQLRHRLACRMKRSPVF
- a CDS encoding ROK family protein codes for the protein MTVLAVQIGVNDFAACRVAEDVDEDDVRRVPIPAVGVWEAFRDLLLDAAEGQDVEAVGIASPGPVDMSAGVVAPAGIREWQTGFALTAAVSEVFPAAKVQIGLDGVCSGLAEHNFGATAEVMDSITLMVSEHVTAGVMVGGFVVVGRTGNAGNFGHILVPGFDDSCDCGGRGCVDAIAGGRSLVRWARGQGFGGDSVEALISAAAAGDQVATAALQRAGTALGRAIASVAPLLDFDLVVLGGTVSKAGPALWKPLNAAVATHARIGFLTGLRVIPSEIDDVGVLAGAGVLGLMAAS